The proteins below are encoded in one region of Scomber japonicus isolate fScoJap1 chromosome 2, fScoJap1.pri, whole genome shotgun sequence:
- the dctpp1 gene encoding glutamyl-tRNA(Gln) amidotransferase subunit B, mitochondrial has protein sequence MMATNGKKACGVKDESSVSTNGAFGSNSPSAVVNGAAKEASPASKLQNGGAEAAKRFTFTSEPTIEDIRRLQAEFTDERDWNQFHQPRNLLLAMVGEVGEVSELFQWRGEVAEGLPDWTESEREQLGQELSDVLIYLVELAEKCHVDLPQAVLRKMALNRLKYPASKVHGSAKKYTEYKD, from the coding sequence ATGATGGCAACAAACGGAAAGAAAGCTTGTGGAGTAAAAGATGAGTCGTCGGTGTCCACAAACGGCGCTTTTGGCAGCAATTCACCCTCAGCTGTTGTGAACGGCGCTGCAAAGGAAGCTTCACCGGCCTCCAAGCTGCAAAACGGAGGAGCTGAGGCGGCCAAAAGGTTCACCTTCACCTCCGAGCCCACCATCGAGGATATTCGGCGTTTGCAAGCGGAGTTCACGGACGAGCGGGACTGGAACCAGTTCCATCAGCCCCGCAACCTGCTGCTGGCCATGGTCGGGGAGGTGGGCGAGGTGTCGGAACTCTTCCAGTGGCGGGGGGAGGTGGCCGAAGGACTGCCAGACTGGACCGAGTCTGAGCGGGAGCAGCTCGGCCAGGAACTAAGCGACGTGTTGATTTATCTGGTGGAGCTCGCCGAGAAATGTCACGTCGACCTTCCCCAAGCGGTGCTCCGCAAAATGGCCTTAAACAGACTGAAGTACCCCGCCAGCAAGGTGCACGGCTCGGCCAAGAAGTACACAGAGTATAAGGACTAA